A genomic stretch from Triplophysa dalaica isolate WHDGS20190420 chromosome 4, ASM1584641v1, whole genome shotgun sequence includes:
- the timm22 gene encoding mitochondrial import inner membrane translocase subunit Tim22 translates to MAAPAQNRDASVTVTSGQSESVSPAENVSLQYSLLLEHLIGDRRPIKDLNPTVMGAMPSPHKTNEQKMIERGMESCAFKSLIACVGGFVLGGAFGVFTAGIDSNVGFDPKDPLRTPTAREVLKDMGQRGMSYAKNFAIVGAMFSCSECIIESHRGKSDWKNAVYSGCVTGGAIGFRAGLKAGVLGCGGFAAFSAAIEYYLR, encoded by the exons ATGGCTGCGCCCGCACAGAACAGAGATGCTTCTGTTACAGTCACTTCTGGTCAGTCAGAAAGTGTTTCTCCTGCGGAAAATGTTTCACTGCAGTATAGTCTTCTTTTGGAGCACCTCATCGGTGACAGAAGACCGATTAAAGACTTGAACCCGACCGTGATGGGCGCTATGCCGAGTCCGCACAAAACGAACGAGCAAAAGATGATCGAGAGGGGCATGGAGAGCTGCGCTTTCAAATCACTGATCGCGTGTGTCGGAG GCTTCGTGTTGGGAGGTGCTTTCGGGGTCTTCACAGCCGGTATCGACTCCAACGTTGGATTTGATCCTAAAGACCCTTTGAGAACCCCCACAGCAAGGGAAGTGCTGAAAGACATGGGACAGAGAGGAATGTCATACGCTAAAAATTTTGCCATTGTGGGTGCTATGTTTTCATGCAGTGAGTGTATAATTGAATCA CATCGTGGGAAATCTGATTGGAAAAATGCAGTCTATAGTGGCTGTGTAACAGGAGGCGCCATTGGTTTTAGAG CTGGTCTCAAGGCTGGAGTTCTGGGCTGTGGAGGCTTCGCCGCCTTCTCAGCGGCTATCGAGTACTACCTCAGATGA